The following proteins are encoded in a genomic region of Arachis stenosperma cultivar V10309 chromosome 4, arast.V10309.gnm1.PFL2, whole genome shotgun sequence:
- the LOC130973713 gene encoding uncharacterized protein LOC130973713, with protein sequence MQLFITKRKNCNNKSMFDHRVLKHAMISIISLIIFSAIFFLIHVDNIIQHDDDSLHHPSSSSSSKGIIPQKLKESHTEIKLEAGVVRSTTTLTVSHIALNSLQEGNHREVEIMDNDDDEERGNTLLVAPINVSESERISWFRGKMHEFKILKSDKLAREFHGRVLGFFGNNNGCEGQFFMTWISPATSFGSRELLSVQSVFKVHPKACLVILSRSLDSVRGYRVLKPVLDLGFKVQAITPDLSFLFKGTPAEYWFHQLRKGKKDPGEIPLFQNLSNLIRLSVLYKYGGVYLDTDFILLKPFTGLRNCIGAQSMDLGQKHWTRLNNAVLVFDMNHPLLLRFIKEFALTFDGNKWGHNGPYLVSRVVSKLGRKSGFNFTILPPMAFYPVDWNKIDGLFRKPKTISESKWVEAKLVQLSGESYGVHLWNKQSGRLVIEEGSILGKLVSHHCIICKTLL encoded by the exons ATGCAGCTCTTCATCACAAAGAGAAAAAATTGTAACAATAAGAGCATGTTTGATCATAGGGTTCTTAAACATGCCATGATTTCTATCATATCTCTAATAATTTTCTCAGCCATATTTTTCCTTATTCATGTTGATAATATTATCCAACATGATGATGATTCCCTTCATcacccttcttcttcttcttcaagcaaaGGAATAATTCCTCAAAAGTTGAAAGAATCTCACACGGAGATAAAACTAGAAGCAGGGGTAGTAAGGTCAACAACAACTCTTACTGTGTCTCACATAGCTTTGAATTCACTGCAAGAAGGGAATCATAGAGAAGTTGAAATAAtggataatgatgatgatgaagaaagAGGGAATACACTACTGGTTGCTCCAATTAATGTGAGTGAATCAGAAAGGATTTCTTGGTTTAGAGGGAAGATGCATGAATTCAAGATTCTCAAGTCAGACAAGCTTGCAAGGGAATTCCATGGCAGAGTTCTTGGATTCTTTGGTAATAATAATGGATGTGAGGGTCAGTTCTTCATGACATGGATTTCACCAGCGACTTCATTTGGGTCAAGGGAATTGTTGTCTGTTCAAAGTGTCTTCAAGGTACATCCCAAGGCTTGTTTGGTAATTTTGTCAAGAAGCTTGGATTCGGTTCGTGGCTATCGGGTTCTGAAACCGGTTCTTGATCTCGGGTTCAAAGTCCAGGCAATCACCCCAGACTTGTCATTTCTGTTCAAGG GAACGCCAGCTGAATATTGGTTTCATCAATTGAGGAAAGGAAAGAAGGACCCTGGTGAGATCCCTTTGTTTCAGAATCTCTCTAATCTCATAAGACTCTCAGTGCTATACAAATATGGTGGTGTTTACTTAGACACTGATTTCATACTCCTTAAGCCTTTCACTGGGTTGAGGAACTGCATTGGTGCACAAAGCATGGATTTAGGTCAAAAGCACTGGACAAGACTAAACAATGCAGTTCTTGTATTTGATATGAACCATCCACTTTTGTTGAGGTTCATTAAGGAGTTTGCATTGACTTTTGATGGGAACAAATGGGGGCATAATGGTCCTTACCTTGTTTCAAGGGTGGTTAGTAAATTGGGGAGGAAGTCGGGTTTCAATTTTACAATATTGCCTCCTATGGCATTTTATCCAGTGGATTGGAATAAGATTGATGGGCTTTTTAGGAAGCCCAAAACAATAAGTGAATCAAAATGGGTTGAAGCAAAATTGGTTCAGCTTAGTGGTGAGTCATATGGGGTCCACCTATGGAACAAGCAGAGTGGGAGACTGGTGATTGAAGAAGGAAGTATCTTGGGAAAACTCGTGTCTCATCATTGTATCATTTGCAAAACTCTATTATAG